Proteins co-encoded in one Nonlabens agnitus genomic window:
- the rnr gene encoding ribonuclease R, which produces MNNKKKKKSGKTKFQNLTQSIINVLKSDENTTYNYKQICSRLGITDSSTRNQVIKKLHQLKSKGKIEEIDRGKFKLIKAIDHYTGKIDVSSRGTGYVITNELQEDIMVPRKSLGQALNGDEVEVFVYHRRRGQQPEGEITRIIKRAKTEFVGTIQIHEKFAFVNVTDHKIQTDFFVPKKYINGAKDGQVVLVEFLDWNDKQDSPTGKVKSILGDPGEHDTEIHAILAQYGLPYEFPPEVEKYAEKLDTSISEQETSKRRDMRDTLTYTIDPADAKDFDDALSFKRMEDGKYEIGIHIADVSHYVEQDSVLDHEAYDRATSVYLVDRVVPMLPEVLSNGVCSLNPHEDKLTFSAVFIMDDNGKVYKEWFGRTIIHSDQRFAYEEAQHIIETGKGEIPEDISLSRKRTAIKPEIVDATLTLDSIAKKMRKQRMRDGALSFDKTEVKFELNDNAVPTGVYFKTSKDANKLIEEFMLLANRKVAAFIGKRNPKQTFIYRIHDEPNDEKLGALSKFVTRFGHRLDLRDRKTITSSLNKLLDDVKGQKEQNMIDTLAIRTMSKAVYSTDNIGHYGLAFDYYSHFTSPIRRYPDVMVHRLLQHYLDGGKSVSEEQYEEKCQHSTEMEILATKAERDSIKYMQVKFMKDHADEEFLGVISGVTDWGIYVEILSNKCEGMIRLGDLDDDSYEFVEEEYAVIGRRTKNAYRLGDEVYVKVKNADLVKKHLDFWMVGSRAEVEK; this is translated from the coding sequence ATGAATAACAAGAAGAAGAAAAAAAGCGGTAAGACTAAGTTTCAAAATCTTACGCAGTCCATCATCAACGTTTTAAAGTCTGATGAGAACACTACCTATAACTACAAGCAGATTTGCTCAAGGCTGGGAATTACAGATAGCAGCACACGCAATCAAGTCATAAAGAAATTACACCAACTCAAGTCAAAAGGTAAGATTGAAGAAATCGACCGCGGTAAGTTCAAGCTTATCAAGGCCATTGATCACTATACCGGTAAGATTGATGTGAGTTCTAGAGGTACTGGCTATGTCATTACCAACGAGCTACAGGAAGATATCATGGTACCACGCAAGTCGTTGGGACAAGCACTTAACGGTGATGAAGTAGAAGTCTTTGTTTACCATAGACGTCGCGGTCAACAACCAGAAGGTGAGATTACCAGAATTATAAAACGTGCCAAAACTGAGTTTGTAGGTACCATTCAAATCCATGAAAAGTTTGCTTTTGTCAACGTTACGGACCATAAAATCCAAACCGATTTCTTCGTACCCAAAAAGTATATCAACGGTGCCAAAGACGGTCAAGTAGTCCTGGTAGAATTTCTGGACTGGAACGATAAACAAGACTCACCAACAGGAAAAGTCAAATCCATTCTAGGTGATCCAGGCGAGCACGACACAGAGATCCACGCCATCCTAGCACAATATGGTTTGCCGTATGAATTCCCACCAGAAGTAGAGAAATATGCAGAAAAACTGGATACTTCCATATCTGAGCAAGAAACTTCCAAGCGTCGCGATATGCGTGATACACTCACATATACGATTGACCCAGCAGATGCAAAGGATTTTGACGATGCCCTTTCCTTCAAACGAATGGAAGACGGTAAGTACGAGATAGGAATTCACATTGCAGACGTATCGCACTATGTGGAGCAGGACAGTGTTCTGGACCATGAGGCTTATGATCGTGCTACATCGGTTTATCTGGTAGATCGTGTGGTGCCCATGTTGCCAGAGGTACTCTCAAATGGCGTTTGTTCGTTGAATCCGCATGAGGATAAATTGACGTTTTCGGCCGTGTTTATCATGGACGATAATGGCAAGGTGTATAAAGAATGGTTCGGTCGTACGATCATCCATTCAGACCAGCGATTTGCTTATGAAGAAGCGCAGCACATCATTGAAACTGGTAAAGGAGAAATACCTGAGGATATATCGCTTTCGCGAAAGCGAACTGCCATCAAACCTGAAATCGTTGATGCGACTTTAACCCTAGATTCTATCGCAAAGAAAATGCGTAAGCAGCGCATGCGTGATGGAGCGTTAAGTTTTGATAAAACGGAAGTCAAATTTGAGCTCAATGACAATGCGGTCCCAACTGGCGTGTATTTTAAGACGTCAAAAGATGCCAATAAACTCATTGAAGAATTCATGTTGCTGGCCAATAGAAAGGTAGCGGCGTTCATAGGAAAACGTAATCCTAAACAAACCTTCATTTACAGGATTCATGACGAGCCTAATGATGAAAAATTGGGTGCGTTGTCAAAGTTTGTGACTCGTTTCGGTCACCGACTGGACCTGCGTGATCGCAAGACGATAACCTCATCCTTGAACAAATTATTGGATGATGTCAAAGGTCAAAAAGAACAAAACATGATCGACACACTGGCGATCAGGACGATGTCTAAAGCCGTGTATTCCACAGATAATATAGGCCACTACGGTCTCGCCTTTGATTACTATTCGCATTTTACCAGTCCCATACGACGTTATCCTGATGTGATGGTGCATCGTTTGTTGCAGCATTATCTGGATGGTGGGAAATCAGTGAGTGAAGAGCAGTATGAAGAGAAATGCCAGCATTCGACTGAGATGGAAATTCTGGCGACAAAGGCAGAACGCGACAGCATCAAATACATGCAGGTCAAGTTCATGAAAGATCATGCCGATGAGGAATTCTTAGGCGTAATCTCTGGCGTGACTGATTGGGGAATTTATGTAGAAATCCTTTCCAATAAATGTGAAGGAATGATACGTCTGGGCGATCTAGACGATGATTCTTATGAGTTTGTAGAAGAAGAATATGCCGTAATAGGTCGACGTACTAAAAACGCCTACCGACTAGGTGATGAAGTCTATGTAAAAGTCAAGAATGCAGATCTTGTGAAGAAGCACCTGGATTTCTGGATGGTAGGATCAAGAGCTGAGGTGGAGAAGTAG